A DNA window from Centroberyx gerrardi isolate f3 chromosome 3, fCenGer3.hap1.cur.20231027, whole genome shotgun sequence contains the following coding sequences:
- the pgm2 gene encoding phosphopentomutase, with amino-acid sequence MDNGLSTTGDIKLDQAVKQWLEYDKNPKTVSLVQGLMKDGAVEALQKCFSSRMEFGTAGLRAAMGPGISCMNDLTIIQTTQGFCRYLEECFGDLKERGVVIGYDARAHPASGGSSKRFSSLAAAVFISRGVPVHLFSDITPTPFVPFTVSHLGLCAGIMVTASHNPKQDNGYKVYWENGAQIVSPHDKGISKAIEENLEPWPESWKAEEALKSPLLQDPYQDIHTQYFTAIQKHCHHREINKSSEVKIVHTSVHGVGHTFVQAAFKAFDLHPPYAVEEQKDPDPEFPTVKYPNPEEGEGVLTLSFALADREGATVVLANDPDADRLAIAEKEKSGQWRVFSGNELGALLGWWVFRCWKQQNPDAAAVKNVYMLASTVSSKILRAIALKEGFHFEETLTGFKWMGNRARDLLDQGKTVLFAFEEAIGYMCSPSVLDKDGVSAAAIAGEMTSYLATKNTSLSQQLTAVYEEYGYHITKNSYFICHDQDVIRSLFERLRNYGNQKGSYPTECGGVSITAVRDLTTGYDSNQPDNKAVLPTSRSSQMITFSFSNGGVATMRTSGTEPKIKYYTELCAAPGNSDVTHLQKELDDLVDAIVENFFQPEKNKLQPKPE; translated from the exons ATGGATAACGGTCTGTCCACAACCGGCGACATCAAGTTGGACCAGGCTGTCAAGCAGTGGCTGGAGTATGACAAG AACCCCAAGACAGTGTCTCTGGTGCAGGGCCTGATGAAGGACGGGGCAGTGGAGGCTCTGCAGAAATGCTTCTCCTCCAGGATGGAGTTTGGCACAGCGGGCCTGAGGGCGGCCATGGGCCCCGGCATTTCCTGCATGAATGACCTCACCATCATCCAGACCACGCAG ggCTTCTGTCGTTACCTGGAGGAGTGTTTCGGGGACCTGAAGGAGCGAGGGGTGGTGATCGGGTACGATGCCCGGGCCCACCCTGCCAGCGGGGGCAGCAGCAAGCGCTTCTCCAGCTTGGCTGCAGCCGTCTTCATTAGCAGAGGGGTGCCAGTCCACCTCTTCTCTGACATCACCCCTACACCCTTTGTG ccgTTCACAGTGTCCCACCTGGGTCTGTGTGCTGGTATCATGGTCACTGCCTCTCACAACCCCAAACAGGACAATGGGTACAAG GTGTACTGGGAGAACGGAGCCCAGATTGTGTCCCCTCATGACAAAGGCATCTCCAAGGCCATCGAGGAGAACCTGGAGCCTTGGCCTGAGTCCTGGAAGGCAGAGGAGGCCCTGAAGAGCCCGCTGCTCCAAGACCCCTACCAGGACATCCACACACAGTACTTCACAGCCATCCAGAAACACTGTCACCACAG GGAGATAAACAAGAGTTCAGAGGTGAAAATTGTTCACACATCTGTGCACGGCGTCGGCCACACCTTTGTCCAGGCAGCTTTCAAGGCCTTTGACCTTCACCCTCCCTACGCTGTAGAGGAGCAGAAAGACCCAGACCCCGAGTTCCCCACCGTCAAATATCCCAAccctgaggagggagagggagtcctg acCCTGTCGTTTGCCCTGGCAGATAGAGAAGGAGCCACTGTGGTGTTGGCTAATGACCCTGACGCTGATCGACTGGCCATTgctgagaaagagaagag tggaCAGTGGCGAGTGTTCAGTGGTAATGAGTTGGGAGCGTTGCTGGGCTGGTGGGTGTTCCGCTGCTGGAAACAACAAAACCCCGACGCTGCTGCTGTCAAAAACGTCTACATGTTGGCCAGCACCGTCTCATCCAAGATACTGCGAGCCATCGCTCTCAAGGAGGGCTTCCACTTTGAG GAAACGCTGACAGGGTTCAAGTGGATGGGAAACAGAGCCAGAGACCTGCTGGACCAGGGGAAGACTGTTCTGTTTGCCTTTGAGGAGGCCATAg GATATATGTGCAGTCCCTCTGTACTGGACAAGGATGGGGTGAGCGCTGCAGCCATAGCAGGAGAGATGACTTCCTATCTGGCCACTAAAAACACAAGCCTCTCCCAACAACTCACTGCCGTCTATGAAGA GTATGGCTACCACATCACTAAAAACTCCTACTTCATCTGCCACGACCAGGATGTGATCCGCAGCCTGTTTGAGCGCCTGCGTAACTACGGCAACCAGAAGGGCTCCTACCCCACCGAGTGTGGAGGCGTCTCCATCACCGCTGTACGAGACCTGACCACCGGCTACGACAGCAACCAGCCCGACAACAAGGCT GTTCTCCCCACCTCCAGATCCAGTCAGATGAtcaccttctccttctccaacGGGGGCGTGGCCACCATGAGGACCAGCGGCACCGAGCCAAAGATCAAATACTACACCGAGCTCTGCGCCGCCCCCGGTAACAG CGATGTGACGCACCTGCAGAAGGAGTTGGACGACTTGGTTGATGCCATCGTGGAAAACTTCTTCCAGCCAGAGAAGAATAAATTGCAGCCCAAGCCGGAGTAA